The Abditibacteriota bacterium genome includes a region encoding these proteins:
- a CDS encoding IMP cyclohydrolase, translating into MYVGRIVIIGMARGKAFAGYRVSSRSFPNRIAAPVPEGIAIQPLDPEDMKRNPYIAYNALRISKGGIIATNGSHTDPIFDALEAGASPASALRTVLEEMGYEKDHLNTPRIAGIIRGGKGYLGIVRDDGCDVESFDLKDGCCRIITTYELNHFDSKEYALDFDTADAGARYVVDGGCFGELELPVCSCVCFGGETAVCNPHKKN; encoded by the coding sequence ATGTACGTAGGAAGAATTGTGATCATAGGCATGGCCCGGGGCAAGGCCTTTGCGGGCTACAGAGTGTCCTCCCGCTCCTTTCCCAACAGGATCGCCGCGCCCGTTCCCGAGGGGATAGCCATCCAGCCTCTGGATCCGGAGGATATGAAGCGCAATCCGTATATTGCCTACAACGCCCTGAGGATATCAAAGGGCGGCATCATCGCCACCAACGGTTCGCACACGGACCCCATCTTTGACGCCCTGGAGGCCGGGGCCTCCCCCGCCTCCGCCCTCAGAACGGTGCTGGAGGAGATGGGCTACGAAAAGGACCACCTGAATACCCCCCGCATAGCCGGCATCATCCGGGGCGGCAAGGGATATCTGGGCATTGTCCGGGATGACGGCTGCGACGTGGAGAGCTTTGACCTGAAGGACGGGTGTTGCAGGATCATCACCACCTACGAGCTCAACCATTTTGACTCAAAGGAATACGCCCTGGATTTTGACACCGCAGACGCCGGCGCCCGCTACGTGGTGGACGGAGGCTGCTTCGGGGAGCTGGAGCTGCCAGTGTGCTCCTGCGTCTGCTTCGGCGGCGAGACTGCCGTCTGCAACCCCCACAAAAAGAACTGA